From the genome of Fibrobacter sp. UWB4, one region includes:
- a CDS encoding ABC transporter ATP-binding protein — protein sequence MNQTQSGFEVKNLVFSYDGKPILKDINLKIKPGEFVCLLGESGSGKTTLLNLLAGLTKPNEGHVYWNGKEIEKPSAERSVVFQDYTLFPWLTLLQNVSLAIKKTKKVNGRFAKHLAEEYLNLVGLSGSLNKYPFELSGGMRQRGAIARALSVGADALLLDEPFGALDPVNRASLQDLVLELCRGVKDRPITTLFVTHDIREAVYLGSRIIVLGSTPGRIIADIPLDFPVKKSRTEWFRNEKVQKTIVEIEEAYHKDILEKLGHTVLEGAGI from the coding sequence ATGAATCAAACGCAAAGCGGTTTTGAAGTAAAAAATCTCGTTTTTTCCTACGATGGTAAGCCCATCCTGAAAGACATCAACTTGAAAATCAAACCTGGCGAGTTTGTGTGTCTCTTAGGCGAAAGCGGAAGTGGCAAAACCACTTTGCTGAACCTTCTCGCGGGGCTTACTAAGCCGAACGAGGGGCATGTCTATTGGAACGGAAAGGAAATTGAAAAGCCTTCCGCAGAAAGGAGTGTAGTCTTTCAGGACTACACCCTTTTTCCTTGGCTTACGCTTCTCCAGAATGTTTCGCTCGCGATCAAGAAGACTAAAAAGGTCAATGGGCGTTTTGCAAAACATTTGGCAGAAGAATACTTGAACTTGGTGGGGCTTTCGGGTAGCCTTAATAAATATCCCTTTGAACTTTCGGGCGGTATGCGTCAACGCGGAGCCATTGCTAGAGCGTTAAGCGTTGGGGCGGACGCCCTTCTTTTGGACGAACCTTTTGGAGCGCTAGATCCTGTAAATCGTGCGAGCCTTCAGGATTTGGTCCTTGAACTTTGTCGCGGCGTAAAAGACCGTCCGATAACAACTTTGTTTGTGACTCATGATATTCGCGAGGCTGTTTATCTGGGGAGCCGGATTATCGTATTGGGATCTACGCCTGGCCGCATCATTGCTGATATCCCTTTGGATTTTCCGGTGAAGAAAAGCCGCACTGAATGGTTCCGCAACGAAAAAGTCCAAAAAACAATTGTAGAAATCGAGGAAGCCTACCACAAGGACATTCTTGAAAAACTAGGCCATACCGTATTGGAGGGTGCAGGCATATGA
- a CDS encoding outer membrane beta-barrel protein, giving the protein MNFNIKKTVAQVILLSSFTAFAAEPIAVTTKSGVSATLYGFASLNAAYEDSKSNNGNFANFAAASDITNKNDGGWYFTPNLTRIGVNLSSGNDTAFFKANGKIEVDFYGGGSGNAPNPRLRHGYGEISFGKSGFSILGGQTWDLISPLVTPTLNAGVLNNSGDAGLRRAQLRLTEKIPVGEGSLDFAVALVRTIGETQPYNTSSASETGVDADIPTIQGRIGIALPLWVEGKKFGLGVSGHYGQEEVDLDATGDTKEIPSWSFNVDLTLPITRHFTVLGEYFIGANLDTYAAGIGRGLVSNADDPENVKSIGAYGGWVALQAKFVQKVAFNVGAGLDKLKREDIRKVGGREQNFSFFANTTYNLTDEFSLGFEYLHIQTDYLTANTVKDADLNRYQLSATYTF; this is encoded by the coding sequence ATGAATTTCAATATTAAAAAAACTGTAGCTCAAGTTATCCTTTTGTCTTCATTTACTGCTTTTGCCGCTGAACCTATCGCGGTTACCACGAAATCTGGCGTGAGCGCAACACTTTACGGTTTTGCATCCTTGAATGCCGCCTACGAAGACTCTAAAAGCAATAACGGCAACTTTGCAAACTTTGCCGCTGCATCGGACATTACCAATAAAAACGATGGTGGCTGGTATTTTACGCCGAACTTGACTCGAATAGGCGTTAATCTTTCGAGCGGTAACGATACTGCCTTCTTCAAGGCGAACGGTAAAATCGAAGTTGACTTTTATGGTGGCGGTTCCGGCAATGCGCCTAATCCGAGACTCCGTCATGGTTACGGTGAAATTTCCTTTGGCAAGTCTGGCTTCTCTATTTTGGGCGGTCAGACATGGGATTTGATTTCTCCGTTGGTGACTCCGACGCTTAACGCAGGCGTTCTCAACAATTCTGGTGATGCAGGCCTTCGCAGGGCGCAACTCAGGCTTACTGAAAAAATCCCTGTTGGCGAAGGTTCCCTGGATTTTGCTGTAGCTCTAGTCCGCACTATTGGCGAAACGCAACCTTACAACACTTCTTCTGCCTCGGAAACTGGCGTTGACGCTGATATTCCTACGATTCAGGGACGTATCGGCATAGCGCTTCCTCTTTGGGTCGAAGGCAAGAAGTTTGGCTTAGGTGTTTCTGGTCATTATGGCCAAGAGGAAGTTGACCTGGATGCCACCGGCGATACTAAGGAAATTCCATCATGGTCTTTTAATGTGGATTTGACGCTTCCCATCACAAGACACTTTACTGTTCTAGGCGAATACTTTATCGGTGCAAATCTTGATACATACGCGGCAGGAATTGGACGCGGACTCGTTTCAAATGCCGATGATCCTGAAAACGTAAAGAGCATTGGCGCTTATGGCGGGTGGGTCGCCTTGCAAGCTAAGTTTGTTCAAAAGGTTGCCTTTAATGTGGGTGCTGGGCTTGACAAGCTCAAACGTGAAGACATTAGAAAAGTCGGTGGCCGCGAACAGAACTTCTCGTTCTTTGCAAACACGACTTACAATTTGACAGACGAGTTCTCGCTAGGCTTTGAATACCTTCATATCCAAACGGATTACTTGACCGCTAATACGGTAAAGGACGCCGACTTGAATCGCTATCAACTTTCTGCAACTTATACCTTCTAA
- a CDS encoding PLP-dependent cysteine synthase family protein yields the protein MHYYESMKSLIGKTPLVKLTHVGIPEGVNLFVKLELWNPSGSVKDRAGLYMVEDAFAKGTLKPGGTIIEATAGNTGLGIAFAALNRGVRVIFVVPTKFSQEKQTLLRALGAELINTPREEGMLGAEKKAEELLKQIPNSISLRQFHNMANPRAHYETTGPEIYDDLDGHVDYVVAGAGSGGTYSGILKALKERNPKIQGVLADPVGSTMGGGEHGDYNIEGIGNDFIADTMDMSLVDQVIKINDDDAFGGSRELAQKEGIFAGSSSGGAFAAAKKLIASGAKGNIVFIAPDRGDRYFSKGLYK from the coding sequence ACGAATCAATGAAATCCTTGATCGGGAAAACTCCGCTTGTCAAACTAACGCATGTCGGCATCCCTGAAGGCGTAAACTTATTTGTAAAGCTCGAACTTTGGAACCCTTCGGGCAGCGTAAAAGACCGCGCCGGGCTTTATATGGTCGAAGATGCGTTCGCCAAAGGAACGCTTAAACCCGGTGGAACGATTATCGAAGCAACAGCAGGCAATACAGGGCTTGGAATCGCCTTTGCGGCACTCAACCGCGGTGTGCGCGTGATTTTCGTGGTACCGACCAAATTCTCGCAAGAAAAGCAGACGCTATTGCGCGCTCTCGGAGCAGAACTCATCAACACCCCGCGCGAAGAAGGCATGCTTGGAGCCGAGAAAAAAGCCGAAGAATTGCTGAAGCAGATTCCGAATTCCATATCGCTCAGGCAATTCCACAACATGGCAAATCCGCGCGCCCATTACGAAACGACAGGTCCTGAAATTTACGACGATCTCGATGGACACGTCGATTATGTGGTGGCAGGCGCAGGGAGTGGCGGCACATACAGCGGCATTCTCAAAGCCCTCAAGGAACGCAACCCGAAAATCCAGGGTGTGTTGGCAGACCCCGTAGGCTCTACAATGGGCGGCGGCGAACACGGCGATTACAACATCGAAGGCATCGGAAATGATTTTATCGCCGACACCATGGATATGTCGCTTGTTGACCAGGTCATCAAAATCAACGATGACGATGCCTTTGGCGGCTCTCGTGAACTCGCCCAGAAAGAAGGAATCTTTGCAGGCTCTTCGTCGGGCGGCGCTTTCGCAGCAGCCAAGAAACTGATTGCATCAGGCGCAAAAGGAAACATTGTCTTCATTGCCCCTGACCGTGGCGACCGCTACTTTAGCAAGGGTTTGTACAAGTAA
- a CDS encoding ABC transporter substrate-binding protein, with the protein MTQNKLYVRIALAFLFLLACVSSTIAADKLSIGYLSSTGHAKFYIAKDAGIFEKNGLDVTLVEFSNSGDGIAAVRAGKLDAGAFGSLAPLIHISQGADIRVIGGIMGGDQAVITRKENAGSVKKLSDLKGKKIATIRLGTADAIVRGGLKKEGIDWRKDVSIVELKNPPAVIEAVKNGSVYAGVTWGPHDLRAEEAGLSVVLRSKDINPGHICCRLIASLRKLEGRDDIYKRLIKSLLEAEEVVQNDHKRSVEIIAKWIKLDTALVNKAFYSGYVTQDTDPNVKGVEFFWDFLKDAEFIKSDKNVSEYVITDYYRKALAEIRKQKPKSEFYAQAEKIFKSRN; encoded by the coding sequence ATGACTCAGAATAAACTGTACGTTCGAATTGCGTTGGCTTTTCTTTTTCTTCTTGCCTGCGTATCATCTACAATTGCTGCAGATAAGCTTTCTATCGGTTATCTTTCTTCGACGGGACATGCTAAATTCTACATTGCGAAAGATGCTGGCATTTTCGAGAAGAACGGACTTGACGTGACCTTGGTGGAATTCTCGAATTCCGGTGACGGCATTGCCGCTGTTCGCGCAGGTAAGCTTGACGCCGGTGCCTTTGGCTCTCTTGCTCCGCTCATCCACATTTCGCAGGGTGCTGACATTCGCGTTATTGGCGGTATCATGGGTGGCGACCAGGCCGTTATTACTCGTAAGGAAAATGCCGGTTCCGTCAAGAAGTTGAGCGACCTCAAGGGCAAAAAAATCGCGACGATCCGATTGGGAACTGCCGACGCCATTGTTCGTGGCGGCCTTAAAAAAGAAGGTATCGATTGGCGCAAGGATGTCTCCATCGTAGAACTCAAGAATCCGCCTGCCGTTATTGAAGCCGTAAAGAACGGAAGCGTTTACGCTGGCGTTACTTGGGGTCCGCATGACCTCCGTGCCGAAGAAGCAGGCCTTTCTGTGGTGCTCCGCAGTAAGGATATCAATCCGGGGCATATCTGCTGCCGCCTGATTGCATCGCTCCGCAAGCTTGAAGGCCGTGACGATATTTACAAGCGCTTGATTAAATCGCTTTTGGAAGCCGAGGAGGTTGTGCAGAATGATCACAAGAGGAGCGTTGAAATCATTGCGAAGTGGATTAAGCTTGATACGGCTCTCGTCAACAAGGCTTTCTATAGCGGTTATGTCACGCAGGATACCGACCCGAATGTTAAGGGCGTCGAATTCTTCTGGGATTTCTTGAAGGATGCAGAATTCATCAAGTCTGACAAGAATGTCTCTGAATATGTCATCACGGACTACTATCGCAAAGCGCTTGCCGAAATTCGCAAGCAAAAGCCGAAGTCCGAATTCTACGCTCAGGCAGAAAAAATATTTAAGTCTAGGAATTAA
- a CDS encoding ABC transporter permease, which produces MKYLSKFSGFLFLLLLLGIWTLISSGPEWSSQYLFPSPKAIAEALFNSREELLRSAGASLLKLVPAYFAAAFVGISLGIVSGSVPWVGNMLKPISRFAAPIPPNVYIPYAIAILPTFYLSSTFIIFIAAFWPIYLNTAAGAADIPEKYKRNAAIIGIGRFEYLWRIAFVASLPSIFSGLSVGMGLSFIMLTVAELFGENTGLGHFVQFYADYSDYPNMVAGILWTGIVVLAIMELFEFVKRKVLFWTKAN; this is translated from the coding sequence GTGAAATATCTATCTAAATTTTCGGGATTTTTATTCCTGCTGTTGTTGCTTGGTATCTGGACGCTCATCAGTAGCGGCCCGGAATGGAGTAGTCAATACTTGTTTCCGTCGCCAAAAGCGATTGCGGAAGCTCTTTTCAATTCGCGTGAAGAACTTTTGCGGAGTGCTGGGGCGTCGCTTCTAAAGCTTGTTCCTGCTTACTTTGCGGCGGCCTTCGTTGGGATTTCCCTTGGAATTGTTTCTGGATCTGTTCCTTGGGTGGGCAATATGTTAAAACCCATTTCTCGATTTGCAGCACCCATTCCGCCGAATGTTTACATTCCTTATGCGATTGCCATTTTGCCGACATTCTACCTTTCTTCCACATTCATCATTTTTATTGCCGCTTTTTGGCCCATCTATTTGAATACCGCTGCCGGTGCCGCTGACATTCCTGAAAAGTACAAGCGGAATGCGGCCATCATCGGCATAGGTCGATTTGAATATTTGTGGAGAATTGCTTTTGTCGCAAGCCTTCCTTCTATTTTTTCTGGGCTTTCCGTAGGCATGGGGCTTTCGTTCATTATGCTCACTGTCGCGGAACTCTTTGGCGAAAATACGGGGCTTGGGCATTTTGTGCAATTTTATGCAGACTATTCCGATTACCCCAACATGGTTGCCGGAATCCTTTGGACGGGTATTGTTGTCCTTGCGATTATGGAGCTTTTTGAATTCGTAAAGCGCAAGGTTTTGTTTTGGACAAAGGCGAATTAA